A section of the Verrucomicrobium sp. GAS474 genome encodes:
- the lpdA gene encoding dihydrolipoyl dehydrogenase: MPQYQVLVIGAGPGGYVAAIRAAQLGFKTAIVEKGKTLGGTCLNVGCIPSKALLASTEHYHFAQERFAAHGIVAEKLSVDLGAMMKRKDQIVTKLTGGVDFLMKKNKIEKLTGKATFLDANTVEIDNAGTKTTVTAEKFVLATGSVPVELPFLKFDGKTVLSSDHAIALTEVPKSLLVIGGGAIGLELGSVWRRLGAEVTVVEFLPRIATGFDGQVAETLRKSLIKQGITIHTGTKVESGEVTKGGIALTVSAEGKTTKLEAEKVLVAVGRRPYVEGLGLEKAGVALTDRGRVKIDAHWKTSVPHISAIGDIVDGPMLAHKASDEGIAAVERMAGKPGQVNFDAIPGVIYTNPEGASVGLTEEQLKEKGVAYKSGSAPFGPNGRALANDATEGFVKILADAKTDRVLGVHIVSSAASELIAQAVSVIEFGGSAEDIARTCHAHPTMSEVVREAAHAVGGHPIHG, translated from the coding sequence ATGCCCCAATACCAAGTCCTCGTCATCGGTGCCGGTCCCGGCGGCTACGTCGCCGCGATCCGTGCCGCCCAGCTCGGCTTCAAGACCGCCATCGTCGAAAAGGGGAAGACCCTCGGCGGCACCTGCCTCAACGTCGGCTGCATCCCCAGCAAGGCCCTCCTCGCCTCGACGGAGCATTATCACTTCGCCCAGGAGCGGTTCGCCGCCCACGGCATCGTGGCGGAAAAACTCTCCGTCGACCTCGGCGCGATGATGAAGCGGAAGGACCAGATCGTCACGAAGCTCACCGGCGGCGTCGACTTCCTGATGAAGAAAAACAAGATTGAGAAGCTGACCGGCAAGGCGACCTTCCTCGACGCGAACACCGTCGAGATCGACAACGCCGGGACGAAGACCACCGTCACGGCGGAGAAGTTCGTCCTCGCCACCGGGAGCGTCCCGGTCGAGTTGCCCTTCCTGAAGTTCGACGGGAAGACCGTTCTCTCCAGCGATCACGCCATCGCCCTCACCGAAGTCCCGAAGTCGCTCCTCGTCATCGGCGGCGGCGCCATCGGCCTCGAACTCGGCTCCGTCTGGCGCCGCCTCGGCGCCGAGGTCACGGTCGTCGAGTTCCTCCCCCGCATCGCCACCGGCTTCGACGGCCAGGTCGCCGAGACCCTCCGCAAGAGCCTCATCAAGCAGGGCATCACGATCCACACCGGCACGAAGGTCGAGTCGGGCGAAGTCACGAAGGGCGGCATCGCCCTCACCGTCTCCGCCGAAGGGAAGACGACGAAGCTCGAGGCCGAGAAAGTCCTCGTCGCCGTCGGCCGCCGCCCCTATGTCGAAGGCCTCGGCCTCGAGAAGGCCGGCGTCGCCCTCACCGACCGCGGCCGCGTGAAGATCGACGCCCATTGGAAGACCAGCGTCCCCCACATCTCGGCCATCGGCGACATCGTCGACGGGCCGATGCTCGCCCACAAGGCCTCCGACGAGGGCATCGCCGCCGTCGAGCGGATGGCGGGCAAGCCCGGCCAGGTCAACTTCGACGCCATCCCCGGCGTCATCTACACGAACCCCGAAGGGGCCTCCGTCGGCCTCACCGAGGAACAGCTGAAGGAAAAGGGCGTCGCCTACAAGAGCGGCAGCGCCCCCTTCGGCCCGAACGGCCGCGCCCTGGCGAACGACGCGACCGAAGGTTTCGTCAAGATCCTCGCCGACGCGAAGACCGACCGGGTCCTCGGCGTCCACATCGTCTCCAGCGCCGCCTCGGAGCTGATTGCCCAGGCCGTCTCGGTGATTGAATTCGGCGGGTCCGCCGAAGACATCGCCCGCACCTGCCACGCCCACCCGACGATGTCCGAAGTCGTCCGCGAAGCCGCCCACGCCGTCGGCGGGCACCCGATCCACGGGTAA
- the odhB gene encoding 2-oxoglutarate dehydrogenase complex dihydrolipoyllysine-residue succinyltransferase yields the protein MAIEVKVPSVGESITSGTIGTWHKKNGDYVKAQEVLFEIETEKVTSEVHAEVGGVLKILAETGATVDVGQVVASIDEKAPAPAAAAPAAAPAPAPKAEEKKAAAPAPAAAAPAPARDSGAAALSPAVRYNAEEKGIDASKLAGTGPGGRVTKGDVLAAPAGGAPSAPAAAGPRSTRKPMSQIRQKIAARLVSAQQEAALLTTFNEVDMTNVMATRAKFQDRFVAKNEIKLGFMSFFVKAVVYALQSVPSINARIEGNEIVQNHYYDIGVAISTEKGLMVPVLRDADALGYAGVEKAIADYAKKGRAGKIGFADLEGGVFTITNGGTFGSLLSTPIVNAPQSGILGMHSIQDRPMAINGAVVIRPMMYIALTYDHRVVDGKEAVTFLVRVKEYIENPGLGLLDL from the coding sequence ATGGCCATCGAAGTCAAAGTCCCCTCCGTGGGCGAATCGATCACGTCCGGCACCATCGGCACGTGGCACAAGAAAAACGGCGACTACGTCAAAGCCCAGGAAGTCCTCTTCGAGATCGAGACCGAGAAGGTCACCTCCGAGGTCCACGCCGAAGTCGGCGGCGTCCTGAAGATCCTCGCCGAGACCGGCGCGACGGTCGACGTCGGCCAGGTCGTCGCCAGCATCGACGAGAAGGCCCCCGCGCCTGCCGCCGCCGCCCCGGCTGCCGCTCCCGCTCCCGCGCCCAAGGCCGAGGAAAAGAAGGCCGCCGCGCCCGCCCCGGCGGCTGCCGCCCCCGCTCCCGCCCGCGACAGTGGCGCTGCCGCCCTCTCCCCCGCCGTCCGCTACAACGCCGAGGAAAAGGGGATCGACGCCTCGAAGCTCGCCGGAACCGGTCCCGGAGGCCGCGTCACCAAGGGCGACGTCCTCGCCGCCCCCGCCGGGGGCGCTCCCTCCGCGCCTGCCGCCGCCGGTCCCCGCTCCACGCGGAAGCCGATGAGCCAGATCCGTCAGAAGATCGCCGCCCGCCTCGTCAGCGCCCAGCAGGAAGCCGCCCTCCTCACCACCTTCAACGAAGTCGACATGACCAACGTCATGGCGACCCGCGCGAAGTTCCAGGACCGCTTCGTCGCCAAGAACGAGATCAAGCTCGGCTTCATGTCGTTCTTCGTGAAGGCCGTCGTCTACGCCCTCCAGTCGGTCCCGTCGATCAACGCCCGCATCGAGGGGAACGAGATCGTCCAGAACCACTACTACGACATCGGTGTCGCCATCTCGACCGAGAAGGGCCTCATGGTCCCCGTCCTCCGGGACGCCGACGCCCTCGGCTACGCCGGGGTCGAGAAAGCGATCGCCGACTACGCCAAGAAGGGCCGCGCCGGGAAGATCGGCTTCGCCGACCTCGAAGGCGGCGTCTTCACCATCACCAACGGCGGGACCTTCGGCTCCCTCCTCTCGACGCCGATCGTCAACGCCCCCCAGAGCGGCATCCTCGGCATGCACTCGATCCAGGACCGCCCGATGGCGATCAACGGCGCCGTCGTCATCCGCCCGATGATGTACATCGCCCTGACCTACGATCACCGCGTCGTCGACGGCAAGGAAGCCGTCACCTTCCTCGTCCGCGTGAAGGAATACATCGAGAACCCCGGCCTCGGCCTCCTCGATTTGTAA
- a CDS encoding M48 family metallopeptidase, with product MPISLTPETLTLPKEKTYFQFALAISILAWIAVAITIIGIPYAIGAAIALFMANGLLIAKLRSESVEVTPEQLPQLHATHLEVCRTLGLTDTLPSLYVLQSGGILNAFATRHSGRNFVVVNSSFLEALGEATPEMKFLLGHEIGHLKRNHLFKRALLLPAHIVPLLGHAYSRACEATCDRHGALAAGEAAPSTRALLVLAAGKDAAPKANPPMFAGQHHRHRGFFISWHELNSGYPTLSQRVSNILALEDPQFLRPVKRNPLAYFFSAFVSVQMGVFLYIAILAAIAFPAFQKAQQQALGMKAKQAHRRASDGPVYTPTEPVIIPALPSAPPPQPPPPAPASDAPPEPVAKANPAN from the coding sequence ATGCCGATTTCCCTGACCCCCGAGACCCTGACGTTGCCGAAGGAAAAGACCTACTTCCAATTCGCCCTGGCCATATCGATCCTCGCCTGGATCGCGGTGGCGATCACGATCATCGGCATCCCCTACGCCATCGGGGCCGCCATCGCCCTCTTCATGGCGAACGGCCTCCTCATCGCGAAGCTCCGCTCCGAGTCGGTCGAGGTGACTCCGGAACAGCTCCCCCAGCTCCATGCCACCCACCTCGAAGTCTGCCGCACCCTCGGCCTGACCGACACCCTTCCCTCCCTCTACGTCCTCCAGTCGGGCGGCATCCTGAACGCCTTCGCGACGCGCCACAGCGGGCGGAACTTCGTCGTCGTCAACTCGAGCTTCCTCGAGGCCCTCGGCGAGGCGACGCCGGAGATGAAGTTCCTCCTCGGCCACGAGATCGGCCACCTCAAGCGGAACCACCTCTTCAAGCGGGCCCTCCTCCTGCCCGCCCACATCGTCCCCCTCCTCGGCCACGCCTATTCCCGCGCCTGCGAGGCGACGTGCGACCGGCACGGCGCCCTCGCCGCCGGGGAAGCGGCCCCCTCGACCCGCGCCCTCCTCGTCCTCGCCGCGGGCAAGGACGCCGCCCCGAAGGCCAATCCCCCGATGTTCGCCGGGCAGCACCATCGCCATCGCGGCTTCTTCATCTCGTGGCACGAGCTCAACTCGGGCTACCCGACCCTCTCCCAGCGCGTCTCGAACATTCTCGCGCTCGAAGACCCGCAGTTCCTCCGTCCGGTGAAGCGGAACCCCCTCGCCTACTTCTTCTCCGCCTTCGTCTCGGTCCAGATGGGGGTCTTCCTCTACATCGCCATCCTCGCGGCCATCGCCTTCCCCGCGTTCCAGAAGGCCCAACAGCAGGCCCTCGGGATGAAGGCGAAGCAGGCCCACCGCCGCGCCTCCGACGGCCCCGTCTACACGCCGACGGAACCGGTCATCATCCCCGCCCTCCCCTCCGCGCCCCCGCCTCAGCCGCCGCCGCCCGCCCCGGCCTCCGACGCGCCCCCGGAACCGGTGGCCAAGGCCAACCCCGCCAACTGA